GCATAAGCATCAATCAATCTTAAGAATTCGTTTACGTTACGTCCAACTGGCATATGGTTAACACCTTCGTGGAATACAGTTCCTTCTTCATCAATTAAGTAAGTAGCTCTGTAAGTTACATCATCACCTTCTTTAGAGAAAGATTGAGTTTCTTCATCAAACACTTCTGTAGCATCTAAAATTCCTAAAGCTGCAGATAAATTACGGTTTGTATCTGCTAATAATGGATAAGTAACTCCTTCAATTCCTCCATTGTCTTTAGCTGTACTTAACCAAGCAAAATGAACTTCAGCAGAATCTACAGATGCTCCAATTACTACTGTATTTCTTTTTTCAAATTCTGGTAAAGCTGCTTGAAAAGCGTGTAATTCTGTAGGACATACAAAAGTAAAATCTTTTGGGTACCAAAATAAAATCACTTTTTTCTTGTTGTTTACTGCTTCTTCTAAAACATTGATTTGGAAAGTATCTCCCATTTCATTCATTGCGTTTACTGCGATGTTTGGAAATTTTTTCCCTACTGCTGTTGCCATAATTATTTGTTTTTAATGATTTTTATTTATTGTTTCTGATGCAAATTTACGTTCAATGTTCAATAAAACAAGTCGATTTCTATCTAATGTTTTTATTGTTGTATTGATTTTATTTATGGTTTTAAATTACACATCAAATTTTCTTATAAATAGTTTGTTACATTAGTATTTATAACACCTTGTAAAGAAATCATTCATCTATCGACAAAGATTAAAACCTATATTAAAAATATGAGAATCTTATTATTTACACTTTTATTTACTAGTTCCCTTTTTTCGCAAAAAACACAAATCCCTAACGATCAAAACTTAAATGTAGCCTACTTTGCTAGCGGATGTTTTTGGTGTGTAGAAGCTATTTATGAAAGTGTGCCTGGGGTAAATGAAGCGATATCTGGATATGCTGGAAGCGATGTTAAAAATCCTACCTACAAAACCATTCACAAAACTGGACATGCCGAAACTGTTGCTGTTTATTATGATTCAACAAAAATCACTTATTCTGAATTGATTGATGTTTACTATATGTCACAGGATCCAACTACTTATGGTCAAAGCCCAGATTTTGGAAAAAACTATCGCTCTATTATTTTTTACAGCAATGCTACAGAACAAAAAATAGCCCAAGACAAGTTCAACTTTGTCAATAAAATATTAAACGGAAAAGCGGTTACAGAAATTAAAATGATAGACCATTTTTATCCTGCGGAAGATTATCATCAAAATTACGAGAAAAAACACCCTGATAATTCTTATATAAAATCGGTATCTATTCCAAGATTAAATAGGTTTAAAACCAAATACTTTAAAAAATAGGTTCTAATATTTTATGGCCTCTGCCTCAATTTTTGTAAATTAAAAAACAAAAAATGAAACATCTAAATTTTGAAACGCTTTCCGAAGCCATGAATAATTTAACCCAAAGAGGATATACTGATAATTTTGTTGCTAATGATACTTGTATAAAAGCTCTTTATGCTAAAAAAGAATATCAACCTAGCGATCTAACTATTGATGAAACTTATAGGTTTGAGGGAATAACCAATCCTTCGGATCAATCAGAGTTATTTGCCATTTCTACCAAAGATGGTATTAAAGGAACACTTTCTATGTCTTACGGAGCCAACCACTCACAAAATACTGAGCTAATCAAGCAAATAAAATGAATTTAGTTCCCCCCTACCCTTTACAAAATATTATTACTTTTACACTTTCATAATTTTACGTTTTGAAAGAAAAACTGCTCAATAGCATCAATCACAATCTGATTTATAAAATTGCATTTTTATTAAGTCTTTTAGGAATCGTTTTGTTGATTATAGATTTTGGATTTACCCAGTCTAAAGACACTCAAATCTCTGTAAACGAAATTTATTTTGTAGTATTAATTACAGGATTAATAGCCACTTTTTTAAGATATATAAAACACAGTAAAGCCTTAAAAAGGAATGTGGTTTTATTTGATATATTTAGTGTTTTAGTCATCCTTTTTATTATTTACTTTCACTTTTTCTCGGAGCAATCTCATCAACAACTATCTCTTTTTTATGAGGATATATGGATGAAACTTGCCATACTCTTAACTTTTGTTAGAGAATTTGCAGAACGTAAAATAACTTACAAAAGAAAGTTTTTAAACCCTGCTCAACTCTTTATTCTTAGTTTTTTCTTACTAATTATTATTGGGGCTTTTTTATTGATGTTACCCAATGCTACCTATACTGAGATTTCTTTTTTAGATGCTTTGTTTACTTCTACTAGTGCTGTATGTGTTACCGGTTTAATTGTAGTAGATACAGGAAGTTTTTTTACAGAATTTGGTCAAACAATCTTAATTATCTTAATCCAAATTGGAGGTTTAGGTATTTTAACTTTTGCCAGCTATTTTAGCTACTTTTTTAAAGATGGTGCTACTTATGAAAATCAGTTAGTACTAGGTGACATGACGAACTCCAAAAAATTAGGAGAAGTATTTACCACACTAAAAAGAATTTTATTTATCACTTTTTTTATAGAGTCTATAGGTGCTATTTTAATCTACACTAGCTTAGATAAAACTTTATTTAACTCATTATTAGAAAAAATTTTCTTTTCTGTTTTTCACTCCGTTTCTGCTTTTTGTAACGCAGGTTTTTCTACCTTACCTAACAGTTTGTACGAAACCGGTTTTAGATACAATTATACTTTACAAACCATTATAATTGCCATTTTTGTATTAGGAGGATTAGGGTTTCCTATTGTAGCTAATTTGGTAAAATACACCAAGTACTTTTTTATTAGCAGGGTGTTCAGAAAAAAACATATTAGCTACAGACCTTGGGTATTAAACATAAATAGTAGAATTGCTTTAATCACCACAACATCATTAACAGTTATTGGAACGCTTTTATTTTTTATTAATGAATATAATTACCTCCTTACAGAGCAAAAGGGTATCGTTGGTAAATTTGTAGCCTCGTTATTTGCAGCAACAACTCCTAGAACCTCTGGGTTTAACACTATAGATATGGGAGCTTTACAAACTTCATCTATCATGTTAATTATACTTTTAATGTGGATTGGAGCATCACCTGCATCAACAGGAGGGGGAATAAAAACCAATACCTTTGCCATTGCAACCTTAAACTTTTTTAGCTTGGCTAGAGGAAAATCCAGAATAGAAATTTACCGTAGAGAAATTGCCGAAGTTTCTATCCGTAGGGCTTTTGCAGTAATTTCTTTATCTTTAATTGTTATAGGAATTGGGATTTTTGCCATTTCGGAGTTTGATCCTCAAATAGACATGCTCAGTATTGCTTTTGAATGTTTTTCTGCATACAGTACCGTAGGTTTAAGTTTAGGAATCACCTCGAGTTTAAGTGCCTTTAGTAAGTTTGTACTTATCATTATCATGTTTATTGGTAGGGTTAGTATGTTATCTATATTAATTGCCGTTTTCAAAAAAGTAAAACATAAAAACTACCGTTATCCAACGGAAGAAATCACTATAAATTAATCACCAAATGAAGTATATTATTATTGGTCTTGGAAACTTTGGATCCTCTTTAGCAGAAAAACTAACTGAACAAGGAAACGAAGTGATTGGAATAGATACTGATATGTCTAAAGTAGATGCCTTTAAAGAAAGAATTACACATACTATTTGTATGGATGCTACTGACGAATTTACTGTTTCGGGGCTACCGCTAAAAGACACAGATGTTGTAGTAGTTGCTATTGGTGAAAATCAAGGAGCTAATGTAATGACTACTGCTTTGTTTAAAAGTTTAAAGGTAAAAAGACTGATAAGTAAAGCAACCAACAAAATACACAAGAGAGTTTTACAAGCTATTGGGGTGGACGAAATTGTACTACCTGAAGAAGAATCTGCAGAACGATGGTCTAAAAAACTTTGTTTAAGAGGGATGGTAAACTCTTTTGAATTAAGTAATGATTATAGTATTGTTCAGGTAAATATGCCCGAAAAATACAGTGGGAAAAGTATTTTAGATATTAAGATTAAAGAAAACTACAATTTATTGGTACTCACCACTATTTCTCATTCCGAAGTAGATACTGCAATAGGAAAAAGTAGAAGTGTTACCAATGTAAAAGGTTTGGCTGATCCTCATGATATTTTATACAAAGAAGATATTTTGGTAGTTTATGGAGCCAATAAAGATATTCAGCGATTTTTAAAATAAAAGACGAAGAAGATGAAAACAATGACTTGTAAACAACTAGGAGGTGCTTGTGACTTAGAATTTAAGGCCAATACTTTTGAAGAAATTGCAGCTTTAAGCAAACAACACGGTATGGAAATGTTTCAACAACAAGACAAAGCTCACTTAGATGCGATGAACCAAATGCAAGAGTTGATGAAAGATCCTAAAGTCATGAACGAATGGTTTGAATCTAAAAGAAAAGAATTTGATGCATTGTAAAAACAATGCATCTTTTATTTTACAACATTGCTAAAAAATCATCTTCTGATATGATTGCTACTCCTAAATCTGTAGCTTTTTGCAATTTAGCAGGGCCCATATTGTCACCTGCTACAATATAATCTGTTTTCTTAGAAATAGAACTACTTACTTTTCCACTGTTGTCTTCTATCAACTTTTTTAATTCATTTCTAGATACTTTATGGAATACCCCAGATACTACAAATATTTTCCCAACCAAAGTATCTGTTTGATTTTGCAAGTCTTCTTCAGATAAAGAAAATTGTAATCCGTAGTCTTTTAATTTTGCAACCAAAACTTGGTTTAAAGGTTCGTTTCTAAAAGCGATAATACTTTCTGCTATTCTATCACCAATTTCATCAACTGCAACTAAAGTTTCTAAATTAGCCTCAAACAAAGCTTCAATATTTTTAAATGCTTTGGCTAATTTTTTAGCAACGGTTTCTCCTACAAAACGTATCCCTAAAGCAAATAACACTTTTTCAAAAGGCATTTGTTTAGAAGCCTCTATTCCTGCAACCATATTGTTTGCAGATTTTTCGGCCATGCGTTCCAAAGGAATAATTTGTTCTGCTTTTAAAGCATATAAATCGGCATAATTCTCAATCAATTTTTCTTTGCAAAGTAGTTCTACTGTTTCAGCCCCCAAACCATCAATATTCATGGCTTTTCTACTAATAAAGTGAACTATTCTCCCTGCAACCTGTGGTGCACACCCATATTCGTTTGGACAATAATGTTTTGCATCCCCCTCGGTTCTAACTAAAGGTGTACTACATTCAGGACAATGAGTAGCATAAATAGTTGGCAAAGAATCTGCTGGTCTTTTAGTTAAATCTACCCCAACAATTTTAGGAATAATTTCACCTCCTTTTTCTACATACACCTCATCACCCACTCTAATATCATGTAACGCTATTTGATCGGCATTGTGTAACGATGCTCTCTTTACAGTGGTTCCTGCCAACTGAACAGGCTCTAAATTTGCCACTGGTGTTATTGCTCCAGTTCTACCAACTTGATATGTAATTTCGTTTAACTTGGTAGAAACTTGCTCAGCTTTAAATTTATATGCTATGGCCCAACGTGGAGCTTTTGCTGTATAACCTAACTCTTCTTGCTGACGAATATTATTTACTTTGATTACAATTCCATCCGTTTCATAAGGCAAATCAAAACGGGCTTTGTCCCAATAATTTACAAACGAAACTACTTCATCAATAGAATTAGCTACTTTTATGGTTTCTGGAACTTTAAACCCAACTTGTCTTGCTTTCTCCAAAGCTTGAGCATGACTTTCGAACTCATTTTGATAAGTTAACACTTGATACAGCAAACAATCTAACGGACGTTTAGCCACCTCTGTACTATCTTGTAACTTTAAACTACCACTAGCTGTATTTCTAGGATTTTTATAAGTTTCTTCTCCTGCCTCTTCCCTAGCCAAATTCATTTGATTAAACCCATCTAAAGGCAAAATAATTTCTCCTCTTATTTCAAAATTATCTACAAAATCTCCTTGCAATTTTAAAGGCAAAGATTTGATGGTTTTTACGTTATTGGTTACATCATCACCTTGAACTCCATCACCACGAGTCACAGCTTTTACCAATACACCATTTTCATAAGTCAAATTGATAGAAGCTCCATCGTATTTAAGCTCACAAGTATACGTAATATCACCTTCTATAATTTTAGAAATACGCTTTTCCCAGTCTAATAAATCTTCTTGACTGTAAGAATTATCTAGAGAATACATGCGGTTTTTATGTACCACAGTTTCAAAATTTTTGGTGATGGTTCCCCCTACTTTTTGCGTTGGAGAATTAGCGTCAAAAAACTCAGGATGAGCCGTTTCTAAAGCTTGTAATTCTTTTAACAATTGGTCAAATTCAAAATCTGAAATAGAAGCATTATCTAACACATAATACTCATAATTGTACTTGTGTAATGTATCTCTTAAGTTTTCTATTTTTTGTTGAATGTGATTACTCATTGTTTATATTTTTATAATACGTAAAAATAAAATTGTTATGCTTAATAATTAAATCATTTCTACTAATTTTAATATTTAAAGGATGAATTAATTTTATAAGTTAATTTTAACCATTTAAAAACAAAATTATTGTTCATTTTATTCATTAAAACGAACCTTTTTCACAACAGTCACCTTATTAAAGAATGAATAAAATTGTCGTATATTTTAGTTCCCTTCAGTCCCATTTTAATCAATTGTACGCTGGATTAGAAATCTTAAAACAAGATGCTAACTACACCGTTGAATATATCTATAATTACCACACATTACCTTCTAATTTAACCAAAATCATTTATAATGATCTAACATTAATTTTTGATATTGATGATTCTCAAAATATTGTTTTTGAATATTATGATCAATGTGACTTTTATGTTAAGCGTATGCTTACCAAAGAAGATTATAAAAAACATCCAAAAACAATTCCATATGGTTTAAATTATTCTCTTATTCATCCAAATTGTTTTTTAAAAAAGATATACTTAAAAGAATTAAAATTTTCTGATTTGTATAAAAGATTTAAGTATGCTACCATTTTTATAAAATACTCTCTAAAGTACCATTACTTTTTATCTAAAACACTCAATATCAATGACTCTATAGCTAACAACAATATTAAAAACATGACTTCTTCACCTTCTGACTCTAATAAAATTATTTTTAGAGCCAGATTATGGAACCCTTTAAACAAAGAGGATAGAAATATTATCAATCAAGAAAGAATTGATTTAAACAGAAAATTAAAAGAAAAACACAATTCTAATTTTATTGGAGGTATACAAACAG
Above is a genomic segment from Wenyingzhuangia fucanilytica containing:
- the ligA gene encoding NAD-dependent DNA ligase LigA — encoded protein: MSNHIQQKIENLRDTLHKYNYEYYVLDNASISDFEFDQLLKELQALETAHPEFFDANSPTQKVGGTITKNFETVVHKNRMYSLDNSYSQEDLLDWEKRISKIIEGDITYTCELKYDGASINLTYENGVLVKAVTRGDGVQGDDVTNNVKTIKSLPLKLQGDFVDNFEIRGEIILPLDGFNQMNLAREEAGEETYKNPRNTASGSLKLQDSTEVAKRPLDCLLYQVLTYQNEFESHAQALEKARQVGFKVPETIKVANSIDEVVSFVNYWDKARFDLPYETDGIVIKVNNIRQQEELGYTAKAPRWAIAYKFKAEQVSTKLNEITYQVGRTGAITPVANLEPVQLAGTTVKRASLHNADQIALHDIRVGDEVYVEKGGEIIPKIVGVDLTKRPADSLPTIYATHCPECSTPLVRTEGDAKHYCPNEYGCAPQVAGRIVHFISRKAMNIDGLGAETVELLCKEKLIENYADLYALKAEQIIPLERMAEKSANNMVAGIEASKQMPFEKVLFALGIRFVGETVAKKLAKAFKNIEALFEANLETLVAVDEIGDRIAESIIAFRNEPLNQVLVAKLKDYGLQFSLSEEDLQNQTDTLVGKIFVVSGVFHKVSRNELKKLIEDNSGKVSSSISKKTDYIVAGDNMGPAKLQKATDLGVAIISEDDFLAML
- a CDS encoding potassium channel family protein: MKYIIIGLGNFGSSLAEKLTEQGNEVIGIDTDMSKVDAFKERITHTICMDATDEFTVSGLPLKDTDVVVVAIGENQGANVMTTALFKSLKVKRLISKATNKIHKRVLQAIGVDEIVLPEEESAERWSKKLCLRGMVNSFELSNDYSIVQVNMPEKYSGKSILDIKIKENYNLLVLTTISHSEVDTAIGKSRSVTNVKGLADPHDILYKEDILVVYGANKDIQRFLK
- a CDS encoding phosphoribosylpyrophosphate synthetase, which produces MKHLNFETLSEAMNNLTQRGYTDNFVANDTCIKALYAKKEYQPSDLTIDETYRFEGITNPSDQSELFAISTKDGIKGTLSMSYGANHSQNTELIKQIK
- the msrA gene encoding peptide-methionine (S)-S-oxide reductase MsrA — protein: MRILLFTLLFTSSLFSQKTQIPNDQNLNVAYFASGCFWCVEAIYESVPGVNEAISGYAGSDVKNPTYKTIHKTGHAETVAVYYDSTKITYSELIDVYYMSQDPTTYGQSPDFGKNYRSIIFYSNATEQKIAQDKFNFVNKILNGKAVTEIKMIDHFYPAEDYHQNYEKKHPDNSYIKSVSIPRLNRFKTKYFKK
- a CDS encoding DUF1059 domain-containing protein translates to MKTMTCKQLGGACDLEFKANTFEEIAALSKQHGMEMFQQQDKAHLDAMNQMQELMKDPKVMNEWFESKRKEFDAL
- a CDS encoding peroxiredoxin; translation: MATAVGKKFPNIAVNAMNEMGDTFQINVLEEAVNNKKKVILFWYPKDFTFVCPTELHAFQAALPEFEKRNTVVIGASVDSAEVHFAWLSTAKDNGGIEGVTYPLLADTNRNLSAALGILDATEVFDEETQSFSKEGDDVTYRATYLIDEEGTVFHEGVNHMPVGRNVNEFLRLIDAYAHVQSHGEVCPANWEEGKDAMAPNAKGTAAYLASH
- a CDS encoding TrkH family potassium uptake protein, with amino-acid sequence MKEKLLNSINHNLIYKIAFLLSLLGIVLLIIDFGFTQSKDTQISVNEIYFVVLITGLIATFLRYIKHSKALKRNVVLFDIFSVLVILFIIYFHFFSEQSHQQLSLFYEDIWMKLAILLTFVREFAERKITYKRKFLNPAQLFILSFFLLIIIGAFLLMLPNATYTEISFLDALFTSTSAVCVTGLIVVDTGSFFTEFGQTILIILIQIGGLGILTFASYFSYFFKDGATYENQLVLGDMTNSKKLGEVFTTLKRILFITFFIESIGAILIYTSLDKTLFNSLLEKIFFSVFHSVSAFCNAGFSTLPNSLYETGFRYNYTLQTIIIAIFVLGGLGFPIVANLVKYTKYFFISRVFRKKHISYRPWVLNINSRIALITTTSLTVIGTLLFFINEYNYLLTEQKGIVGKFVASLFAATTPRTSGFNTIDMGALQTSSIMLIILLMWIGASPASTGGGIKTNTFAIATLNFFSLARGKSRIEIYRREIAEVSIRRAFAVISLSLIVIGIGIFAISEFDPQIDMLSIAFECFSAYSTVGLSLGITSSLSAFSKFVLIIIMFIGRVSMLSILIAVFKKVKHKNYRYPTEEITIN